In Thermococcus camini, a genomic segment contains:
- a CDS encoding 50S ribosomal protein L15e, whose protein sequence is MSMYKYIREAWKSPKKSYVGDLLKVRMIKWRREPVVVRAERPTRLDRARSLGYQAKQGYVIVRVRVRKGGRKRPRWKGGRKPSKMGQVKYSPKKSLQWIAEEKAARKFPNLEVLNSYWVGEDGMYRWFEVIMVDPHHPVIKADPKINWITGKAHKGRVFRGLTSAGRKSRGLRNKGKGAEKVRPSIRANKGKGK, encoded by the coding sequence ATGAGCATGTACAAGTACATTAGGGAAGCCTGGAAGAGCCCGAAGAAGAGCTACGTTGGGGACCTTCTCAAGGTCAGAATGATCAAATGGAGGAGGGAGCCGGTCGTCGTCCGCGCCGAGAGGCCGACCAGGCTCGACCGCGCCAGGAGCCTCGGCTACCAGGCCAAGCAGGGCTACGTTATCGTCCGCGTCCGCGTCAGGAAGGGCGGAAGGAAGAGGCCCAGGTGGAAGGGCGGAAGGAAGCCGAGCAAGATGGGTCAGGTCAAGTACAGCCCGAAGAAGAGCCTCCAGTGGATAGCCGAGGAGAAGGCAGCCAGAAAGTTCCCGAACCTCGAGGTTCTCAACTCCTACTGGGTCGGCGAGGACGGAATGTACAGGTGGTTTGAGGTCATAATGGTGGACCCGCACCACCCGGTCATCAAGGCTGACCCCAAGATCAACTGGATAACCGGCAAGGCCCACAAGGGTAGGGTCTTCCGCGGACTCACTTCAGCAGGCAGGAAGAGCAGGGGACTTAGGAACAAGGGCAAGGGCGCCGAGAAGGTCAGGCCCAGCATAAGGGCCAACAAGGGCAAGGGCAAGTGA
- the leuS gene encoding leucine--tRNA ligase: MAELNFKAIEEKWQKRWLEEKAFEPKANEKPKEKKFYITVAFPYLSGHLHVGHARTYTIPDVIARFKRMQGYNVLFPMAWHITGAPIVGIAERIKHRDPKTIHIYRDVYKVPEDILWKFEDPREIVNYFMRAAKETFIRAGFSVDWTREFHTTSLFPPFSKFIEWQFWTLKDKGLVVKGAHRVRWDPVVGTPLGDHDIMEGEDVQILDYVIIKFILEENGEEVYMPAATLRPETVYGVTNMWLNPEATYVKARVKRGEKVETWIISKEAAYKLSFQDREIEVIEEFKGERLIGKYVRNPVTGDEVIILPAEFVDPDNATGVVMSVPAHAPFDHVAIEDLKKETEILLKYEVDPRVVEEISYISLIKLEGYGDFPAVEEAERLGVKSQKDVEKLEEATKNIYKAEYHKGVFKIEPYAGKSVQEAKDLIAKELQEKGIAEIMYEFAEKPVISRFGNQAVIKIIHDQWFIDYGNPEWKEKAREALANMTIYPESRRAQFEAIVDWLDKKACARKVGLGTPLPWDPDWVIESLSDSTIYMAYYTISRHMNRLREEGRLNPEKLSREFFDYLFLEEFSEEKERELDEKTGIPAEVIHEMKEEFEYWYPLDWRCSAKDLIPNHLTFFIFNHTAIFRKEHWPRGIAVNGFGTLEGTKMSKSKGNVLNFIDAIEENGADVVRLYIMGLAEHDSDFDWRRKEVGKLRRQVERFYELISEFATYEAKETTLKDIDRWMLHRLNRAIEGATKALEEFRTRTAVQWAFYSVLNDLRWYMRRTEGRDDEAKRFVLRTLADVWVRLMAPFTPHISEELWEKLGGEGFVSLAPWPEPVPEWWNETIEAEEEFVKSLIEDIKEIIRVAKIEDAKRAYVYTAPEWKWRVVEVVAEKKDFKSAMAELMKDQEMRKHGKEISKLIQRLIKERAFDVKRIDEEKALREAKDFIEKELGIEIIINPEEDKGGKKKAAMPLKPAVFVE; the protein is encoded by the coding sequence ATGGCTGAGCTTAACTTCAAGGCCATTGAGGAGAAATGGCAGAAGCGCTGGCTGGAAGAGAAGGCCTTCGAGCCGAAAGCGAATGAAAAACCCAAGGAGAAAAAGTTCTACATCACTGTCGCCTTCCCCTATCTCTCGGGGCACCTCCACGTCGGCCACGCGAGGACCTACACGATTCCCGACGTCATAGCGCGATTCAAGCGCATGCAGGGCTACAACGTGCTGTTCCCCATGGCGTGGCACATCACAGGAGCGCCGATAGTCGGAATCGCCGAGAGGATAAAGCACCGCGACCCGAAGACGATACACATCTACCGCGACGTTTACAAGGTGCCTGAGGATATACTCTGGAAGTTTGAGGACCCCAGGGAGATAGTCAACTACTTCATGAGGGCCGCGAAGGAGACCTTTATCCGGGCTGGCTTCTCCGTTGACTGGACGCGCGAGTTCCACACGACGAGCCTCTTTCCCCCGTTCAGCAAGTTCATAGAGTGGCAGTTCTGGACGCTCAAGGATAAGGGACTGGTCGTCAAGGGCGCTCACCGCGTGAGATGGGATCCGGTCGTCGGAACTCCCCTCGGAGACCACGACATAATGGAGGGCGAAGACGTCCAGATACTGGACTACGTCATCATCAAGTTCATCCTGGAGGAGAACGGTGAGGAAGTCTACATGCCGGCCGCGACGCTGAGGCCGGAGACGGTCTACGGAGTAACCAACATGTGGCTGAATCCAGAGGCAACCTACGTGAAGGCCAGAGTTAAGCGCGGCGAGAAGGTGGAGACCTGGATAATCAGCAAGGAAGCAGCATATAAGCTTTCCTTCCAGGACAGGGAGATCGAGGTCATCGAGGAGTTCAAGGGTGAGAGGTTGATAGGCAAATACGTAAGGAACCCCGTCACCGGCGACGAGGTCATAATCCTGCCGGCGGAGTTCGTTGATCCGGACAACGCTACCGGCGTTGTCATGAGCGTTCCCGCTCATGCTCCCTTCGATCATGTAGCAATTGAAGACCTCAAGAAGGAGACCGAAATCCTGCTGAAGTACGAGGTCGACCCGCGCGTGGTCGAGGAGATAAGCTACATCTCTCTGATAAAGCTTGAGGGCTACGGCGACTTTCCAGCTGTGGAAGAGGCAGAGAGGCTCGGCGTAAAGAGTCAGAAGGACGTTGAGAAGCTCGAAGAGGCCACCAAGAACATCTACAAGGCCGAATATCACAAGGGAGTCTTCAAGATAGAGCCCTACGCCGGCAAGTCCGTCCAGGAGGCCAAAGACCTCATAGCCAAAGAGCTCCAGGAGAAGGGCATCGCCGAGATAATGTACGAGTTCGCGGAAAAGCCGGTCATCTCGCGCTTCGGCAACCAGGCGGTCATCAAGATAATCCACGACCAGTGGTTCATAGACTACGGAAACCCCGAGTGGAAGGAAAAGGCCCGTGAGGCCCTCGCGAACATGACCATCTACCCGGAGAGCAGAAGGGCCCAGTTCGAGGCTATAGTTGACTGGCTCGACAAGAAGGCCTGCGCGAGGAAAGTTGGCCTTGGAACGCCGCTCCCGTGGGACCCCGACTGGGTCATCGAGAGCCTGAGCGACTCGACCATTTACATGGCCTACTACACCATAAGCAGGCACATGAACAGGCTGAGGGAGGAAGGCAGGCTCAACCCCGAGAAGTTAAGCAGGGAGTTCTTCGACTACCTGTTCCTGGAGGAGTTCAGCGAAGAGAAGGAGAGAGAACTTGACGAGAAGACCGGAATCCCGGCCGAGGTTATCCACGAGATGAAGGAGGAGTTCGAGTACTGGTACCCGCTCGACTGGCGCTGCTCCGCCAAAGACCTCATCCCAAATCACCTGACGTTCTTCATCTTCAACCACACGGCTATATTCAGAAAGGAGCACTGGCCGAGGGGCATAGCCGTCAACGGCTTCGGAACGCTCGAGGGCACCAAGATGAGCAAGAGCAAGGGCAACGTGCTGAACTTCATAGATGCCATCGAGGAGAACGGTGCCGATGTGGTGAGGCTCTACATAATGGGTTTGGCCGAGCATGACAGCGACTTCGACTGGCGCAGAAAGGAGGTCGGAAAGCTCCGCAGGCAGGTCGAGAGGTTCTACGAGCTGATAAGTGAGTTCGCCACCTATGAGGCTAAAGAGACCACGCTCAAGGACATCGACAGGTGGATGCTGCACCGCCTGAACAGGGCCATCGAAGGAGCCACCAAGGCCCTGGAGGAGTTCAGGACGAGAACGGCCGTGCAGTGGGCTTTCTACTCAGTCCTCAACGACCTGCGCTGGTACATGAGGAGGACCGAGGGCAGGGACGACGAGGCAAAGCGCTTCGTCCTGAGAACGCTGGCGGATGTATGGGTCAGGCTGATGGCGCCGTTCACCCCGCACATCAGCGAGGAGCTCTGGGAGAAGCTGGGCGGAGAGGGCTTTGTTAGCCTCGCTCCCTGGCCGGAGCCCGTTCCAGAGTGGTGGAACGAGACAATCGAGGCCGAGGAGGAGTTCGTAAAAAGCTTAATCGAGGACATCAAGGAGATAATCCGCGTGGCAAAGATAGAGGACGCCAAGAGGGCCTACGTCTACACCGCCCCGGAGTGGAAGTGGCGCGTTGTGGAAGTCGTCGCGGAGAAGAAGGACTTCAAATCGGCTATGGCAGAGCTGATGAAAGACCAAGAGATGAGAAAGCATGGCAAGGAGATAAGCAAGCTGATACAAAGGCTCATCAAGGAGAGGGCCTTTGACGTAAAGCGCATCGACGAGGAGAAGGCACTAAGGGAAGCCAAGGACTTCATCGAGAAAGAACTTGGCATCGAGATAATCATCAACCCGGAGGAAGACAAAGGAGGAAAGAAGAAGGCCGCGATGCCGCTGAAGCCGGCGGTGTTTGTTGAGTAG
- a CDS encoding M24 family metallopeptidase, translating into MRLSNLVSLMKERNFDGALISPGTNLYYLTGLHIHEAGERLTVLVVSADGDYRLLAPSLYENVVRNFPVTFWRDGENPYDKLAWILAEFHLSGGRLLIEDTMRADWLMKVIRLGSFEFHPLSSLMRELRMRKDKHEIEMMGHAAKAADRVFDEILSWDLLGMRERELALKIELAIRELSDGISFEPIVASGENAANPHHAPGDRRLRKGDLVILDYGAKWKGYCSDITRTIALGRPDERLVEIYEVVKEAQERAYRAVREGTLAREVDGAARETIAKAGYGEYFTHRTGHGLGLDVHEEPYIGPDGNVVLENGMTFTIEPGIYVPGLGGVRIEDDVVVHDGRGKRLTRAERELIRL; encoded by the coding sequence ATGCGGCTCAGCAACCTGGTTTCCCTCATGAAGGAAAGGAACTTCGACGGTGCCCTGATCAGTCCCGGGACCAATCTCTACTATCTCACGGGCCTCCACATCCACGAGGCTGGTGAGAGGCTCACCGTTCTGGTTGTGAGCGCCGACGGTGACTACCGGCTCCTGGCCCCGAGCCTCTATGAAAACGTTGTCAGAAACTTCCCGGTGACATTCTGGCGCGACGGGGAGAACCCCTACGACAAGCTCGCCTGGATCCTGGCGGAGTTCCACCTGTCGGGCGGGAGGCTCCTCATAGAGGACACGATGCGCGCCGACTGGCTCATGAAAGTCATCCGCCTCGGCAGCTTCGAATTCCACCCCCTAAGCTCGCTCATGAGGGAGCTCCGCATGAGAAAGGACAAGCACGAGATAGAGATGATGGGACACGCCGCCAAGGCAGCGGACAGGGTCTTCGATGAGATTCTGAGCTGGGATTTACTTGGCATGCGCGAGAGGGAGCTGGCTTTGAAGATAGAGCTGGCAATAAGGGAGCTCAGTGATGGGATTTCCTTCGAGCCAATAGTGGCCAGCGGTGAGAACGCCGCCAACCCCCATCACGCGCCTGGGGACAGGAGGCTCAGGAAGGGCGACCTGGTGATACTCGACTACGGGGCGAAGTGGAAGGGCTACTGCTCGGACATCACGAGAACCATCGCCCTTGGACGACCTGACGAGAGGCTGGTGGAAATCTACGAGGTCGTCAAAGAGGCACAGGAGAGGGCATACCGGGCCGTCCGTGAAGGTACTCTCGCGAGGGAAGTGGACGGGGCCGCGAGGGAGACGATAGCAAAAGCAGGCTACGGCGAGTACTTCACTCACAGAACCGGACACGGACTCGGGCTGGACGTCCACGAAGAGCCCTACATTGGTCCGGACGGAAACGTGGTCCTGGAGAACGGCATGACCTTCACCATAGAACCCGGAATCTACGTTCCGGGCCTGGGTGGTGTTCGCATAGAGGACGACGTCGTCGTTCACGATGGAAGGGGAAAGAGGCTGACGAGGGCAGAGAGGGAGCTCATCCGGCTCTGA